One window of Neptuniibacter halophilus genomic DNA carries:
- a CDS encoding pyridoxine 5'-phosphate synthase, with product MTRLSVNLNKVALMRNARLSGTPSVLELAKIAVLAGADGITVHPRPDQRHIRPEDCYQLAAMLDVEFNIEGNPFETELAGYPGFMNLVRKARPQQCTLVPDSPDQLTSDHGWNLTADGERLRPVIAELKALGCRVSLFMDADSEQIARAAELGADRIELYTESYADAFGTGQEAEVFTRFRKAAETAREAGLGVNAGHDLNLKNLATMATLPGLEEVSIGHALIADALVMGLERTVKAYKAQLS from the coding sequence ATGACCCGATTGAGTGTAAACCTGAACAAAGTAGCACTGATGAGAAATGCCCGGCTCTCCGGTACGCCCAGTGTACTGGAGCTGGCGAAGATTGCGGTGCTGGCCGGTGCCGATGGCATTACCGTGCATCCCCGCCCCGATCAACGGCACATCCGGCCAGAAGACTGTTATCAACTGGCGGCGATGCTCGATGTTGAATTCAATATTGAGGGTAATCCGTTTGAAACCGAACTGGCCGGTTACCCCGGCTTTATGAATCTGGTTCGCAAGGCCCGTCCGCAGCAGTGCACACTGGTACCGGACAGCCCCGATCAGCTCACCTCCGATCACGGCTGGAACCTGACAGCAGACGGCGAACGGCTCAGACCGGTGATTGCGGAGCTGAAGGCACTGGGCTGCCGGGTCAGCCTGTTTATGGATGCAGATTCAGAACAGATCGCCAGAGCTGCCGAGTTGGGGGCCGACCGGATTGAGCTTTACACCGAGTCCTATGCCGACGCTTTTGGCACCGGGCAGGAGGCAGAGGTCTTTACTCGCTTCCGCAAGGCGGCGGAAACCGCACGAGAGGCCGGGCTGGGCGTCAATGCCGGGCACGATCTGAATCTTAAAAATCTGGCCACAATGGCCACGCTGCCCGGGCTGGAAGAGGTATCGATTGGCCATGCACTGATCGCCGATGCACTGGTGATGGGGCTGGAGAGAACCGTTAAAGCCTACAAAGCCCAATTGAGCTGA
- a CDS encoding glycine-rich domain-containing protein — translation MTFFFAAVAIIAGLYLVNRQRRSRQRRFIERYRFNSAITGRVQKHYPHLTEEQLDQVMEGLREYFYICHQARRRMVAMPSQVVDVAWHEFILFTRPYEQFCHKAFGRFLHHTPTEMMRSPTIAQEGIKRAWRLACARHQINPAEPAALPLLFAIDGLLNIEDGFTYVLDCKDKSSPHYGSGYCAGHISCTSGCSGDSGGPSCGGSSGCGSGCGGGD, via the coding sequence ATGACGTTTTTCTTCGCAGCGGTAGCGATTATTGCGGGTTTATATCTGGTGAATCGGCAGCGTCGCTCACGGCAACGCCGGTTTATTGAGCGTTACCGGTTTAATTCAGCCATAACCGGCCGGGTACAGAAACACTACCCACATCTGACTGAAGAACAGCTTGATCAGGTGATGGAAGGGTTACGTGAATATTTTTATATCTGTCATCAGGCTCGCCGCCGTATGGTGGCGATGCCATCACAGGTGGTGGATGTCGCCTGGCACGAATTTATTCTGTTTACCCGCCCTTATGAGCAGTTCTGTCATAAAGCCTTTGGCCGTTTCCTGCACCATACGCCAACCGAAATGATGCGCTCGCCAACCATCGCGCAGGAGGGAATTAAACGCGCCTGGAGGCTGGCCTGTGCACGGCATCAGATCAATCCGGCGGAACCGGCTGCACTGCCCCTGCTGTTTGCGATTGATGGCCTGCTCAACATCGAGGATGGCTTTACCTACGTGCTCGACTGCAAAGATAAAAGTTCTCCCCATTACGGCAGCGGTTACTGCGCAGGTCACATCAGTTGCACATCCGGGTGCAGTGGAGATTCAGGTGGCCCGTCCTGTGGGGGGAGTTCCGGCTGCGGTTCAGGTTGTGGCGGCGGTGATTAA
- a CDS encoding DJ-1/PfpI family protein, whose amino-acid sequence MHIAILTFDQFNELDSLIALGVLNRIKQPGWRVSIASPEPQICSMNGVVMQRHISLEEASRADAVIAGSGMKTREIVEDPGIMQQLQLDPTRQLIAGQCSGTLLLARLGLLGQVPACTDLTTRPWVEEGGVEVLNQPFFAAGNLATAGGCLASKYLAFWLIARLVGRTQAEEALHYVAPVGEKEAYVSRALHQVGPYLERA is encoded by the coding sequence ATGCATATTGCCATTCTTACGTTTGATCAGTTTAACGAACTGGATTCGCTGATCGCACTGGGGGTCCTGAATCGGATCAAACAACCGGGCTGGCGGGTTTCCATCGCCAGCCCTGAGCCTCAGATCTGCTCGATGAACGGGGTTGTGATGCAGCGGCATATCTCTCTGGAAGAGGCGAGCAGGGCCGATGCTGTGATCGCCGGTAGCGGTATGAAGACCCGGGAGATAGTGGAAGACCCGGGCATTATGCAGCAGTTGCAACTGGACCCGACACGCCAGTTAATCGCCGGGCAGTGTTCCGGTACGCTGCTGCTGGCCAGGTTGGGGCTCCTTGGGCAGGTACCTGCCTGTACGGATCTGACCACGCGTCCGTGGGTAGAGGAGGGAGGGGTAGAGGTTCTTAACCAGCCGTTTTTTGCAGCAGGTAATCTGGCAACGGCCGGAGGTTGTCTGGCATCCAAGTATCTGGCCTTCTGGCTGATTGCCCGTCTTGTGGGCCGGACTCAGGCAGAGGAGGCACTGCACTATGTGGCGCCGGTGGGCGAAAAGGAGGCATATGTCAGCAGGGCGCTGCACCAGGTTGGCCCGTACCTGGAGCGGGCTTAA
- a CDS encoding porin, protein MTFARKSSLALAVLACSIAAQTNAATIYSNDKVTYNVKGDFQIQLRKKAGNDQKLDVEFDDLELKNSIVYKIDEQLSAFGQLDFSFDSEGNDQSKDSSKLEEAYVGLDFDGTRVSIGRQNLAGDEFGVEAAYETHTAEDRFEQVADKGDDVIRVETQLGQVTLIGSALVGAETSNNAAGEAIDLFASTDLSGLKLAAAYQNYNDNLPGSEDQQTWGVSAAYNFGSLKLAADYSTTDTGSQDAEVTNLVASYKFSDQVKTSVGVVWSEEGNNDAQEWYANATYTFAGQKNVSLFAEIADTDETDVSLGYMTGLQIKF, encoded by the coding sequence ATGACATTTGCGAGAAAGTCTTCTCTTGCACTGGCTGTACTGGCATGCAGCATCGCCGCTCAGACCAACGCCGCTACGATTTATTCCAACGATAAAGTCACTTACAACGTAAAGGGTGACTTCCAGATTCAGCTCAGAAAAAAAGCCGGTAACGATCAGAAACTGGATGTTGAATTCGACGATCTGGAACTGAAAAACTCCATTGTTTACAAGATTGATGAACAGCTAAGCGCGTTCGGCCAGCTTGACTTCAGCTTTGACTCCGAAGGTAACGACCAGTCCAAAGACAGCTCTAAGCTTGAAGAAGCTTATGTAGGTCTGGACTTTGACGGTACCCGGGTCTCCATCGGCCGCCAGAATCTGGCAGGCGACGAGTTCGGTGTAGAAGCCGCGTATGAAACCCATACTGCTGAAGACCGCTTTGAACAGGTAGCCGACAAAGGCGACGACGTGATCCGCGTTGAAACCCAACTGGGACAGGTCACCCTGATCGGTTCCGCGCTGGTCGGAGCAGAAACCAGCAACAACGCCGCTGGTGAAGCGATCGATCTGTTTGCCAGCACCGATCTTTCCGGCCTCAAACTGGCAGCCGCGTATCAGAACTATAATGACAACCTGCCGGGTTCCGAAGATCAGCAGACCTGGGGTGTCAGTGCAGCTTACAACTTTGGCAGCCTGAAACTGGCAGCGGATTACAGTACCACAGACACCGGCAGTCAGGATGCCGAAGTCACCAACCTGGTAGCGAGCTACAAGTTCAGTGATCAGGTTAAAACTTCCGTTGGTGTTGTCTGGAGCGAAGAAGGCAACAACGATGCTCAGGAATGGTATGCCAATGCCACCTACACCTTTGCCGGACAGAAAAATGTTTCTCTGTTTGCTGAAATTGCAGATACCGATGAAACAGACGTCAGTCTGGGTTATATGACCGGCCTGCAGATTAAATTCTAA
- a CDS encoding PLP-dependent aminotransferase family protein, producing the protein MGNRRYQAIVEQLAEQIRSGERPPGSRLPTHRQLATDQGVALVTASRAYAELEKIGLVSSETGRGTFVRDRSLPLTHGIDQHANIAGSIDLNFNSPALPEQTELLRDGLRRLISGGDLEALLHYQPHAGRDHERAIVASHLRQRGLSPSADQVLLVSGAQHALALSAMTLLQPGELIACDSLIYPGFKAVCEACHLQITALNPAQQGPDLDQLEQLCQQRNLKAIYTMPTLHNPLGWVMPLEQREHLVQLARTYDLLIIEDAAYAYLEDDAPAPLAALAPERTLYCSGLSKSVATGLRLGFLVAPPHQVGQLERSIRATTWNTPGLLTALGCQWIEDGTVARLEHEKRKDAQTRQALAREILRGLNYRSHPNAYFIWLTLPEEVRADQVAAELQQTGISVSTAEPYAVSPHVPHALRLALGSVDLATLRVALETVRRVIEQQAYGL; encoded by the coding sequence ATGGGAAACCGCCGCTATCAGGCCATCGTTGAGCAACTGGCAGAACAGATCCGCAGCGGAGAGAGACCTCCCGGCAGCCGCTTACCCACTCATCGCCAACTCGCAACAGATCAGGGGGTCGCGCTGGTTACCGCTTCCCGTGCCTACGCTGAGCTGGAAAAAATTGGCTTAGTCAGCAGCGAAACCGGTCGCGGAACCTTTGTGCGTGATCGTTCCCTGCCCCTTACTCACGGTATCGACCAGCATGCCAATATCGCCGGTAGCATCGACCTGAATTTCAACTCACCGGCGTTACCAGAACAGACTGAGCTTTTGCGCGACGGGTTACGCCGGTTAATCAGCGGTGGCGATCTGGAGGCCCTGTTACACTATCAACCCCATGCTGGCCGCGACCATGAAAGGGCGATAGTTGCCAGCCACCTCAGACAACGAGGGCTCAGCCCCTCTGCCGATCAGGTACTTCTGGTCAGCGGCGCCCAGCATGCGCTGGCTCTGAGCGCCATGACGCTGCTACAGCCGGGCGAACTGATTGCTTGTGACAGTCTGATCTACCCCGGTTTTAAAGCAGTGTGCGAAGCCTGCCATCTGCAGATCACTGCGCTGAACCCGGCACAGCAGGGCCCGGATCTTGATCAGCTTGAACAGCTCTGCCAGCAACGCAATCTGAAGGCGATCTACACCATGCCGACGCTGCATAACCCTCTGGGCTGGGTGATGCCGCTGGAGCAGCGTGAACATCTGGTACAACTGGCCAGAACTTACGATCTGCTGATTATTGAAGATGCAGCCTATGCCTATCTTGAAGACGATGCACCCGCACCGCTGGCCGCCCTCGCCCCGGAACGCACCCTGTACTGTTCAGGTCTGTCCAAAAGTGTCGCCACCGGTTTGCGGCTGGGTTTTCTGGTTGCGCCGCCACACCAGGTCGGGCAGCTTGAACGCAGCATACGCGCTACCACCTGGAATACACCGGGCCTGCTGACAGCGCTGGGTTGCCAATGGATTGAAGATGGCACAGTAGCCCGGCTGGAACACGAAAAACGTAAGGATGCTCAAACACGGCAGGCTCTGGCCAGAGAGATTCTCAGGGGGCTGAACTACCGCAGCCACCCGAACGCCTATTTTATATGGCTCACCCTGCCCGAAGAGGTACGTGCCGATCAGGTGGCCGCCGAGTTACAGCAAACCGGCATTTCAGTTTCTACTGCAGAACCTTACGCCGTCAGCCCGCACGTTCCTCATGCCCTGCGACTGGCACTGGGCTCTGTGGATCTGGCCACATTGCGGGTAGCACTGGAGACCGTGCGCCGGGTGATCGAGCAGCAGGCTTACGGGCTGTAA
- a CDS encoding 2OG-Fe(II) oxygenase has product MATAKSLLSFDNDNTVDETLFARIAQDMEQQGFSILPAALPEKLTNSLHLHQRAMDESMFVDAGIGRGDNFIKNDFVRTDEICWINGESEAGRDWLNWTGALQRYLNRRLFLGLFSFESHFAHYRPGDYYKRHYDAFKGQANRVLSLVVYLNPGWTEQDNGELVLYRDDNDREGIKVVPLMGTIAVFLSEEFPHEVLPARRDRYSIAGWFRINGSVTDRVDPPL; this is encoded by the coding sequence TTGGCCACAGCTAAGTCATTATTGTCGTTTGATAACGATAATACCGTCGATGAAACCCTGTTTGCCCGTATCGCACAGGATATGGAACAACAAGGTTTCTCTATACTTCCCGCCGCTCTGCCGGAAAAGCTGACTAACTCTCTGCATCTGCATCAACGCGCAATGGATGAATCGATGTTTGTCGATGCCGGTATCGGTCGCGGCGATAATTTCATCAAGAACGATTTTGTGCGCACCGATGAGATCTGCTGGATTAACGGTGAATCTGAAGCCGGACGCGACTGGCTGAACTGGACAGGCGCTCTGCAGCGCTACCTTAACCGGCGCCTGTTTCTCGGCCTGTTTTCATTTGAAAGCCACTTTGCCCACTATCGCCCGGGCGATTACTACAAACGCCATTACGATGCGTTTAAAGGTCAGGCAAACCGGGTGCTTTCTCTGGTGGTCTACCTGAATCCGGGCTGGACCGAACAGGATAATGGCGAGCTGGTGCTCTACCGGGATGACAACGACCGCGAAGGCATTAAAGTGGTTCCTTTAATGGGCACCATTGCCGTCTTTCTCAGTGAAGAGTTTCCCCATGAAGTCCTTCCCGCCAGACGTGACCGCTACTCTATCGCAGGCTGGTTCCGTATTAACGGTTCGGTAACTGATCGGGTAGACCCGCCGCTATAA
- a CDS encoding methyl-accepting chemotaxis protein → MKLTIGLKMGACFALTFIVLMLVSLFSLTGITTIRDSLEYIAGEAWSSSESSGSLSLNVSQSTQLLNSSLLFQEPIPEQALSRIDGHLQHSLSALQQLEQSEYQSESIALKAMMTQLQAQKQQVLEQHSDFTAAIQQADQHVLSFEKLMKRLGFYANYQISSLEDAFQRNQVTSWSGDIEDKWELVISIYSSQIALGNTVVALQQQLRSSAPENVAEKVAGSLENLSDHLSEIISSPLAKSNITAGEWKGRSYADASKAMLQRHRAGVEKVQQLQQAFIATRDQLLALSDALEKHTAALSSRIKQQVQNQTAVAVKDAGFLSTTLASSLPLGIALTLLAIWLSYRMVISPVKQASAQMADIAYGEGDLRVRLPVKGGDEIAELAGNFNRFVEKIGGTVSAVAENAASLAHTSETLKANSSTTQTAVETQNQECDRAVTAMVEINTTVNDIAGNASQAARCSEEVKQSADEGCRIVEQNRLATERLSEEIQSATAVIANLAEESSKVSSIISVIQGIAEQTNLLALNAAIEAARAGDQGRGFAVVADEVRALSHSTQQATEEIKVLLDTLKAKADLAVTAMQQGQTLAGENVSLSEQVHQLIARVSQEIDQINQLNLLIATATEEQAQVTSLTRDNLQRIGGAALETADKARSSSDISQHLENQALQLRSILTQFQV, encoded by the coding sequence ATGAAATTGACAATCGGCCTGAAGATGGGGGCCTGTTTCGCCCTGACCTTTATCGTTCTTATGCTTGTCAGCCTGTTCTCCCTGACAGGCATCACCACCATCCGCGATTCTCTGGAATATATCGCCGGCGAAGCCTGGAGCAGTTCAGAAAGCTCCGGTAGCCTGAGCCTGAATGTAAGCCAGAGCACCCAGTTGCTGAACAGCAGTCTGCTGTTTCAGGAACCGATCCCGGAGCAGGCCCTGTCGCGGATCGACGGCCACCTGCAACACTCTCTGAGTGCGCTGCAGCAACTGGAGCAAAGCGAATATCAGTCAGAGAGCATCGCCCTGAAAGCGATGATGACGCAGTTGCAGGCACAGAAGCAGCAAGTACTTGAGCAACACAGCGACTTTACTGCAGCCATTCAACAGGCAGATCAGCATGTCCTCTCGTTTGAGAAACTGATGAAACGGCTCGGCTTTTATGCCAACTACCAGATCTCCAGTCTGGAAGATGCATTCCAGCGTAATCAGGTCACCTCATGGAGTGGCGATATCGAGGACAAATGGGAACTGGTGATCAGTATCTACAGTTCCCAGATCGCGCTGGGGAATACGGTGGTCGCGCTGCAACAGCAACTGCGCTCCTCCGCCCCGGAAAACGTTGCGGAGAAAGTGGCTGGCTCACTGGAAAACCTCTCCGATCATCTCTCAGAGATCATCAGCTCTCCACTGGCTAAAAGCAACATTACCGCAGGCGAATGGAAGGGACGTTCCTACGCCGATGCCTCAAAAGCGATGCTGCAACGACACCGGGCCGGGGTTGAGAAAGTTCAGCAGTTACAGCAGGCGTTTATTGCCACCCGCGATCAGCTTCTGGCGCTCTCCGATGCACTGGAAAAACATACCGCAGCCCTCAGCAGCCGTATCAAGCAACAGGTACAGAACCAGACCGCTGTAGCGGTAAAAGACGCCGGATTTCTCAGTACAACACTGGCATCAAGCCTGCCTCTGGGGATAGCGCTGACCCTGCTGGCGATCTGGCTCAGTTACCGTATGGTGATCAGCCCGGTAAAACAGGCCAGTGCACAGATGGCGGATATCGCTTACGGCGAAGGCGATCTGCGGGTACGCCTGCCGGTTAAAGGTGGGGATGAAATAGCCGAACTCGCCGGCAACTTTAACCGCTTTGTCGAAAAGATCGGCGGAACGGTCTCTGCCGTTGCGGAAAATGCCGCCAGTCTGGCCCACACCTCAGAAACATTAAAGGCTAACTCCTCTACTACGCAGACCGCAGTAGAAACTCAGAATCAGGAGTGTGACCGGGCAGTCACGGCCATGGTCGAGATCAATACCACGGTTAATGATATCGCCGGAAATGCGAGTCAGGCCGCGCGCTGCAGTGAAGAGGTCAAACAGAGTGCAGATGAAGGCTGCCGCATCGTTGAGCAAAACCGTCTGGCGACCGAACGGTTATCAGAAGAGATTCAGTCTGCCACGGCGGTGATTGCGAATCTGGCGGAAGAGAGCTCGAAAGTCAGCAGTATTATCAGCGTCATTCAGGGCATTGCTGAACAGACCAACCTGCTCGCCCTGAATGCCGCCATCGAGGCAGCCCGCGCCGGGGATCAGGGACGTGGTTTTGCGGTCGTTGCCGATGAAGTCCGTGCCCTATCTCACAGTACCCAGCAGGCGACAGAGGAGATAAAAGTGCTGCTGGATACCCTGAAAGCCAAAGCTGATCTTGCCGTTACCGCCATGCAGCAGGGACAAACCCTCGCCGGGGAAAATGTCAGCCTGTCGGAACAGGTGCATCAACTGATCGCCAGGGTCTCGCAGGAGATCGACCAGATAAACCAGTTAAACCTGCTGATCGCTACCGCAACCGAGGAGCAGGCTCAGGTCACCAGCCTGACCCGGGATAACCTGCAGCGTATCGGCGGTGCTGCACTGGAAACCGCTGATAAAGCACGCAGCAGCAGCGACATCAGCCAGCACCTTGAGAATCAGGCATTACAACTGCGTTCGATCCTGACCCAGTTTCAGGTCTGA
- a CDS encoding putative bifunctional diguanylate cyclase/phosphodiesterase, translated as MIYPAQNSDEFLAVRTNRYNRLCKLLLIIGIVFLLIFGGLSLLDEKYLLGGVLMSCMLGCCIALHQLIQHHNSRFAVRVLNTVSIFLSLTLLVTGGRENTGVYWIYPILAINIFINRFWQAVILYGGFLIVCALLLLTPLSELMVASYSFTEALRIEFTLLALYLICLATLNSEELANNLLIKMHDDDMHKMAFFDTLTGLPNRWNIKNRLTLLVKKARKKPRNIGLLYIDLDNFKKVNDNYGHDMGDKLLTIFSNKLQQLAQNFPKPSRIELARMAGDEFVVVIDAPDHSARSIEMAEQILRLFKDGLEVENINHSVFASIGIALYPEHANSAGDLIHRADLAMYQAKDGGRNRYEYYSAELARELRDQEQIENRLRLALRENLFSLVYMPIFDCHSMSIVGVEVLLRAENLQMDGIGPERFIPVAEKTNLIKEIDLWVIDNALKQLLRLQQETGFSGLFCINISGVELSNEQFTTQVKQSIDRYGVAPESIEFEITETAFVLNDDRSRTILQELRELGVSLALDDFGTGFTAFNQLIHYPADSLKIDRTFVSDLFSTDKSRHNMVGIIENLARLYQIKVIAEGVETQAQLEYLQEIGCDWVQGYYLSRPLHWDDLLSFISEYEAHGFEVNPQNLNSLPPIPGR; from the coding sequence ATGATCTATCCCGCCCAGAACAGCGATGAATTTTTAGCCGTACGCACAAACCGCTATAACCGCTTGTGTAAGCTGCTGTTGATTATAGGCATTGTCTTTCTGCTGATATTCGGTGGCCTTTCCCTGCTGGATGAGAAATATCTGCTCGGCGGTGTACTGATGAGCTGTATGCTGGGTTGCTGCATCGCTCTGCATCAACTTATTCAGCATCATAATTCCCGCTTTGCGGTCAGAGTCCTGAACACGGTGAGTATCTTCCTCTCGCTTACCCTGCTGGTGACCGGCGGGCGGGAAAACACGGGGGTTTACTGGATCTACCCCATTCTAGCGATCAATATCTTTATTAACCGGTTCTGGCAAGCCGTCATACTCTACGGCGGCTTTCTGATTGTCTGTGCCCTGTTGCTGCTGACACCCCTCTCTGAACTGATGGTTGCCAGTTATTCCTTCACCGAAGCACTGCGCATTGAGTTCACCCTGCTGGCACTGTACCTGATCTGTCTGGCTACCCTGAATTCTGAGGAGCTGGCTAACAATTTGCTGATCAAAATGCATGATGATGATATGCATAAGATGGCGTTTTTCGACACCCTGACCGGGCTGCCCAACCGCTGGAATATTAAAAACCGGCTCACCCTGCTGGTTAAAAAAGCCCGGAAAAAACCCCGTAACATCGGCCTGCTGTATATCGATCTGGATAACTTCAAGAAGGTTAACGATAACTATGGCCATGATATGGGAGACAAGCTGTTAACCATCTTCAGCAACAAGCTCCAGCAACTGGCGCAGAACTTCCCCAAACCCTCGCGTATAGAACTGGCGCGCATGGCCGGGGATGAGTTTGTCGTCGTCATTGATGCGCCCGATCACAGCGCCCGGTCGATCGAGATGGCCGAACAGATTCTGCGGCTCTTTAAAGACGGTCTGGAGGTTGAGAATATTAACCACTCCGTCTTCGCCAGTATCGGTATCGCACTCTACCCGGAACACGCCAACTCCGCCGGGGATCTGATTCACAGAGCCGATCTGGCGATGTATCAGGCTAAAGACGGCGGCCGCAATCGCTATGAATATTACTCTGCTGAGCTGGCCCGCGAACTGCGCGATCAGGAACAGATCGAAAACCGTCTGCGGCTGGCGCTGCGTGAAAACCTGTTTTCGCTGGTTTATATGCCTATCTTCGATTGCCACTCAATGTCGATTGTCGGGGTGGAGGTGCTGCTGCGAGCCGAAAACCTGCAGATGGATGGTATCGGCCCTGAGCGTTTTATTCCGGTGGCGGAGAAAACCAACCTGATTAAAGAGATTGACCTGTGGGTGATCGATAATGCGCTGAAACAGCTACTTCGCCTGCAACAGGAAACCGGTTTCAGTGGTCTGTTTTGTATCAATATCTCCGGCGTAGAACTAAGCAACGAGCAGTTTACGACGCAGGTGAAACAGAGTATCGACCGTTACGGTGTTGCGCCCGAATCTATTGAGTTTGAGATTACCGAAACCGCATTTGTGCTCAACGATGACCGCAGCAGAACGATTCTTCAGGAGCTCAGAGAGCTGGGTGTTTCTCTGGCACTGGATGATTTTGGCACCGGTTTTACGGCCTTCAACCAGTTGATTCATTACCCTGCCGACTCACTGAAAATAGACCGCACTTTTGTCAGTGATCTGTTCTCAACGGATAAATCACGGCACAACATGGTCGGCATCATCGAGAACCTGGCCCGTCTTTATCAGATCAAAGTGATCGCAGAAGGCGTAGAAACTCAGGCCCAGCTTGAATATCTGCAGGAGATCGGCTGCGACTGGGTACAGGGGTATTACCTGTCACGTCCACTGCACTGGGATGATCTGCTCAGTTTTATCAGCGAGTATGAAGCACACGGTTTTGAGGTCAATCCGCAGAACCTGAATTCGCTTCCGCCGATTCCCGGCCGATAA